The following proteins are encoded in a genomic region of Reichenbachiella sp.:
- the trpS gene encoding tryptophan--tRNA ligase yields the protein MARVLTGIQSSGRPHLGNLLGAIMPAIRLTENENQESLLFIADLHSFTTIKDPEVRKENVKSIAAAWLACGLDTSKSIFYRQSKIPEVCELTWFLNCVTPYPMLANAHSFKDKAGRLADVNAGLFDYPVLMAADIIMYDAEIVPVGKDQRQHIEMTRDIAKAFNHQFGEVFIIPEAKIDDEVMTIPGTDGQKMSKSYGNIIDVFLPEKKLKKNVMSILTDSTPMEEPKKPDTCNVYNIFKTIASEDQKTEMRKNYEGGNYGYGHAKTALFELMLDKFSEERKQFDHFMNNEQAIEQHLQEGEEKARNIAREVMSRVKTTIGF from the coding sequence ATGGCAAGAGTATTAACAGGAATTCAGAGTTCGGGAAGGCCACACTTGGGTAATTTGCTTGGCGCAATCATGCCAGCCATCCGACTGACGGAAAATGAAAACCAAGAGTCACTTCTATTTATAGCGGATCTACACTCTTTTACTACTATAAAGGATCCAGAAGTAAGAAAAGAAAATGTTAAATCCATAGCAGCAGCCTGGCTTGCGTGTGGTCTAGATACATCCAAATCCATTTTCTATAGACAATCAAAAATTCCAGAGGTCTGTGAATTGACTTGGTTTCTCAACTGTGTGACTCCCTACCCTATGCTAGCCAATGCTCATTCATTCAAAGATAAAGCTGGACGCTTGGCAGATGTAAATGCAGGCCTATTCGACTACCCTGTGCTCATGGCCGCGGACATTATCATGTACGATGCCGAAATCGTGCCTGTAGGAAAGGATCAAAGGCAACATATCGAAATGACTCGCGACATTGCTAAAGCATTCAATCATCAATTTGGAGAGGTCTTCATAATTCCAGAAGCTAAGATCGACGATGAGGTGATGACTATTCCCGGCACCGATGGCCAAAAAATGAGTAAGTCCTATGGCAATATCATTGATGTTTTTTTACCTGAGAAAAAACTCAAAAAGAATGTCATGTCTATCCTCACCGATAGCACACCCATGGAAGAGCCAAAAAAACCAGATACCTGTAACGTATACAACATTTTCAAAACGATAGCTTCTGAGGACCAAAAGACAGAGATGAGAAAGAATTACGAGGGAGGCAACTACGGTTATGGTCATGCTAAAACAGCATTATTTGAATTGATGCTGGACAAGTTCTCAGAAGAAAGAAAGCAGTTTGATCATTTTATGAATAATGAACAAGCCATCGAACAGCATTTACAAGAAGGAGAAGAAAAAGCAAGAAACATTGCCAGAGAGGTAATGTCAAGAGTAAAAACCACCATTGGATTCTAA
- a CDS encoding PIG-L family deacetylase: protein MRTIRLFLILLSFTLSFSIQAQQPKKPNAAEIQLMLQKLNVLGSVLYVAAHPDDENTRVIAYMANEKKFNTAYLSATRGDGGQNLIGSEIRELLGLIRTQELLAARRIDGGQQYFSRANDFGYSKNPEETFEIWDKDQVLEDFVRVYRKHRPDIIITRFPGTGLGGHGHHTASAILAKEAFELAADKKQYPASAEKYGVWQPKRLLFNTHPFFYRRAGIEMDTASLMTLDLGAYNPLLGKSYPEIASLSRSMHKSQGFGSTGSRGTQIEYFDHTAGDRSSDMFDGIDTSWKRVKGGDKVGYHVDNALMHFDPTNPSIIIPDLVQAYKELEKVKDAYWKTIKQQEIKGLIKACTGLYMEVKADQFAYTPGDSMMLSVESINRSAIDMKLVSIKLGDVQSFDVNQQLINNQPFNMDRKYLLDEDAVYSDPYWLREEGSLGMYKVADQNLIGTPENAPALSWIATVEIEGALLEYELPVIYKENSPVDGESYRPLEVTPPVFLNISEKVYVFGNGASKKVDVQVLAGKSGLKGQVSLDIPSGWKVTPENYAFELSDKGAEATFTFELFPPSSASSGEISALANIGGKAYNKSLVRIEYDHIPVQALFPISKAKVVKVELEKRGTNVGYIVGSGDEIPASLEQIGYQVTELSNGDITADKMKNYDAVILGIRAYNTNDRLKFYQEELMEYVKNGGTMIVQYNTSHALVTKDLGPYPLQLSRDRVTVEGAEVRILKPAHQVLNFPNKITNADFEGWVQERGLYFPNEWDEQYEAILSSNDPGEDPKDGGLLVAKYGKGYYIYSGYSWFRELPAGVPGAYRIFTNMISIGKE, encoded by the coding sequence ATGCGAACCATTCGACTGTTCTTAATTCTATTATCATTTACCCTTTCTTTTTCTATTCAAGCCCAGCAGCCCAAGAAACCTAATGCTGCAGAGATTCAGCTGATGTTACAAAAGCTGAACGTGCTTGGTTCTGTACTTTATGTAGCCGCTCATCCAGATGATGAGAATACCAGGGTAATCGCCTATATGGCGAATGAAAAGAAATTTAATACAGCCTATCTATCAGCTACCCGTGGCGATGGGGGACAAAATTTGATTGGCTCTGAGATTAGAGAACTACTGGGATTAATAAGAACACAGGAGTTGTTGGCAGCCAGAAGGATCGATGGCGGACAGCAGTATTTCAGTAGAGCCAACGATTTTGGCTATTCAAAGAATCCAGAAGAGACCTTTGAAATTTGGGATAAGGATCAAGTGTTAGAGGATTTTGTTCGCGTGTATAGAAAACATCGACCTGACATTATTATTACCAGATTTCCTGGCACAGGTCTAGGTGGTCATGGACATCATACCGCTTCTGCTATTCTGGCCAAAGAAGCTTTTGAATTAGCCGCAGACAAAAAGCAGTACCCAGCATCTGCTGAAAAATATGGTGTATGGCAGCCTAAACGTTTATTATTCAATACACATCCATTTTTCTATCGACGGGCCGGCATTGAAATGGACACTGCTTCTTTGATGACTTTGGATTTAGGAGCCTACAATCCATTATTAGGGAAATCTTACCCTGAAATTGCTTCATTGAGTAGAAGTATGCACAAAAGCCAAGGTTTTGGCTCTACCGGGTCCAGAGGAACGCAAATTGAATATTTTGATCATACAGCGGGTGACCGATCCTCTGATATGTTTGATGGTATAGATACGAGTTGGAAAAGAGTGAAGGGAGGAGATAAAGTCGGGTATCATGTGGATAATGCACTTATGCATTTCGACCCAACGAATCCATCGATTATAATTCCTGATTTGGTTCAGGCCTACAAGGAATTAGAAAAAGTAAAGGATGCCTATTGGAAAACAATTAAACAGCAGGAAATCAAGGGTTTGATCAAAGCGTGTACAGGTTTATATATGGAGGTAAAAGCTGATCAATTTGCATATACACCAGGTGATTCTATGATGCTAAGCGTTGAATCTATTAATCGATCAGCAATCGATATGAAATTGGTTTCTATCAAGCTAGGAGATGTACAAAGCTTCGATGTGAATCAACAACTAATTAATAATCAACCATTCAATATGGATAGGAAATACTTATTGGACGAGGATGCAGTGTATTCAGATCCTTATTGGTTGAGAGAAGAAGGTAGCTTGGGGATGTACAAAGTAGCCGATCAAAATTTGATAGGCACACCTGAAAATGCGCCAGCATTGTCTTGGATTGCTACTGTCGAAATCGAAGGTGCGCTATTGGAATATGAGCTTCCTGTGATATACAAAGAGAATTCTCCTGTAGATGGTGAATCGTATCGACCCTTAGAAGTAACTCCGCCTGTGTTTCTAAATATTTCTGAAAAGGTATATGTATTTGGCAATGGAGCATCCAAAAAAGTGGATGTGCAAGTATTAGCTGGAAAATCGGGATTAAAAGGTCAAGTATCTCTTGACATTCCTTCAGGCTGGAAAGTAACACCAGAAAATTATGCATTTGAGCTTAGCGATAAGGGAGCGGAAGCCACTTTCACCTTTGAATTATTTCCACCGTCTAGTGCAAGTAGCGGTGAAATAAGCGCATTAGCTAATATTGGAGGTAAGGCGTATAACAAAAGCTTGGTTCGTATCGAATATGATCACATCCCAGTTCAAGCTTTGTTTCCAATATCTAAAGCAAAAGTTGTCAAGGTAGAATTGGAAAAACGTGGAACGAATGTAGGTTACATCGTGGGTTCTGGAGATGAGATTCCTGCGAGCTTGGAGCAGATCGGCTATCAGGTAACAGAATTATCAAACGGAGATATTACCGCAGATAAAATGAAAAATTATGATGCAGTGATCCTCGGTATTAGGGCCTACAATACAAATGATCGATTAAAGTTTTATCAGGAAGAATTGATGGAGTATGTGAAGAATGGAGGGACTATGATCGTTCAATACAACACTTCTCATGCTTTAGTTACTAAAGATTTGGGACCCTATCCATTACAACTGTCTCGTGATAGGGTGACCGTAGAAGGCGCGGAAGTTAGAATTCTTAAGCCAGCGCATCAAGTTTTAAACTTCCCTAATAAAATCACTAATGCAGACTTTGAAGGATGGGTGCAGGAAAGAGGTCTTTACTTTCCTAATGAATGGGATGAACAGTATGAAGCTATTTTGTCCTCCAATGATCCGGGCGAAGACCCAAAAGATGGAGGACTGCTAGTTGCCAAGTATGGAAAAGGTTATTATATCTATTCTGGCTATTCTTGGTTTAGAGAACTCCCTGCTGGTGTTCCAGGTGCTTATCGCATCTTCACGAATATGATATCAATAGGAAAAGAATAA
- a CDS encoding DNA/RNA non-specific endonuclease, whose product MAKARKGKSKSSNSKGTGVNSSAIFVIVAILALVALYWVKQDPDWNNELDKIISSTKSKTEQLTKKEDKPQADDRSQKSNSNSQKTDSQNKTSTEPKREKFEENKINAQNGAVETIETNENLPVYTKDDNYYYSASFDFTWPTYTQDDAIVEHEHYTLRYNEKTEQADWVAYTLKKVNLDNSKFKRTDNFREDPDVKTKSASLADYKGSGYDRGHLAPAADFAWTKNGMSESFYMSNMSPQQPGFNRGIWKKLEERVRDWARSNHEVYVVTGPIYHGKGEKIGKNKVVVPDQYYKVILELNGKEVKGIGFILDNEKSSKDLSVYAMSIDEVENATGLDFFPSIPDPLETEIEQTYNYSLWK is encoded by the coding sequence ATGGCGAAAGCGCGAAAAGGAAAATCTAAAAGCAGCAATAGCAAAGGTACGGGCGTCAATAGTTCAGCCATCTTTGTTATTGTTGCTATTCTGGCTTTAGTGGCACTGTACTGGGTCAAACAAGATCCTGATTGGAATAATGAGCTTGATAAAATTATTTCAAGCACCAAATCCAAGACTGAGCAGTTAACTAAAAAGGAAGATAAGCCTCAGGCAGACGACCGTTCTCAAAAATCAAACTCCAATTCACAAAAAACAGATAGCCAAAACAAAACATCTACAGAGCCAAAAAGAGAGAAATTCGAAGAAAACAAAATCAACGCTCAAAACGGTGCTGTTGAAACTATCGAGACCAACGAAAATCTCCCTGTCTATACAAAGGATGATAATTACTATTATTCCGCAAGTTTTGATTTTACCTGGCCGACATACACCCAAGATGATGCAATTGTTGAGCACGAGCACTACACACTCAGATACAATGAAAAAACAGAACAAGCAGACTGGGTAGCATACACCTTGAAAAAGGTCAATCTTGATAATTCAAAATTCAAACGAACGGATAATTTTAGAGAAGACCCTGATGTAAAAACAAAATCCGCCTCTCTAGCAGATTACAAAGGTTCCGGGTACGACAGAGGTCACCTCGCTCCGGCTGCTGACTTTGCCTGGACTAAAAATGGCATGAGCGAATCCTTCTACATGAGTAATATGAGTCCACAACAACCTGGATTTAATCGTGGAATTTGGAAAAAATTGGAAGAAAGAGTAAGAGACTGGGCAAGGAGCAATCATGAAGTCTATGTAGTTACAGGCCCTATATATCATGGTAAGGGTGAGAAAATAGGCAAAAACAAAGTCGTGGTTCCAGACCAATATTATAAGGTAATCCTTGAGCTGAATGGAAAAGAGGTTAAAGGCATTGGTTTTATTCTGGACAACGAAAAGTCGTCTAAAGACCTTAGCGTCTATGCTATGAGCATCGATGAAGTCGAAAACGCAACCGGACTGGACTTTTTCCCTTCAATACCAGATCCATTAGAAACTGAAATTGAACAGACTTACAATTATTCGCTATGGAAATAG
- a CDS encoding 3-hydroxybutyryl-CoA dehydrogenase: MKNISVIGSGTMGNGIAHVFAQTGYTVNLIDISQDALDRAIATISKNLDRLIKKEKITEADKTATLGNITTFTKLADGVKEADLVVEAATENMALKLDIFKQIDEHTKPSCILASNTSSISITKIGSATNRKDKVIGMHFMNPVPVMKLVEVIRGYSTSDETTDTIMELSKKLSKVPVEVNDYPGFVANRILMPMINEAIYTLYEGVAGVEEIDTVMKLGMAHPMGPLQLADFIGLDVCLSIMRVLHDGFGNPKYAPCPLLVNMVEAGVLGAKSGEGFYKYEAGSKELVVSKQFQK, from the coding sequence GTGAAGAACATATCAGTAATCGGATCAGGCACTATGGGCAACGGAATTGCACATGTATTTGCCCAAACAGGATATACAGTCAACCTCATAGACATCTCACAAGATGCACTGGATCGTGCCATTGCAACTATCAGCAAAAACCTGGATCGACTGATTAAAAAAGAAAAAATTACCGAAGCAGATAAGACAGCTACTCTTGGCAACATCACCACATTTACGAAATTGGCCGATGGCGTGAAAGAAGCAGACTTAGTGGTAGAAGCCGCAACTGAAAACATGGCCCTCAAGCTTGATATTTTCAAGCAAATAGACGAGCACACCAAGCCGTCTTGTATTTTAGCATCCAACACCTCCTCCATATCTATTACCAAAATTGGCTCTGCAACCAACAGAAAAGATAAAGTGATCGGCATGCACTTTATGAATCCAGTGCCGGTAATGAAACTGGTTGAAGTAATTCGTGGGTACAGTACGAGTGATGAGACTACAGATACCATCATGGAGCTGTCGAAAAAGCTTTCAAAGGTTCCTGTAGAAGTAAATGATTATCCAGGCTTTGTGGCAAATAGAATATTGATGCCTATGATCAACGAAGCCATCTATACCCTTTATGAAGGAGTAGCTGGTGTAGAAGAAATAGACACCGTAATGAAACTTGGCATGGCGCACCCAATGGGTCCGTTGCAGCTTGCAGATTTTATTGGCTTGGATGTTTGCTTATCCATCATGAGAGTATTGCACGACGGTTTTGGCAATCCAAAATATGCTCCTTGCCCACTATTGGTAAATATGGTAGAAGCTGGCGTACTTGGTGCTAAATCAGGAGAAGGTTTTTACAAATATGAAGCTGGGTCTAAAGAGCTGGTAGTTTCCAAACAATTTCAGAAATAA
- a CDS encoding tetratricopeptide repeat protein yields the protein MRHLMIWVLALALLACENEERTKGDTLYSDGKYAEAIKAYDEYLKLHPSHVKSLYNRGRSFEELGKFQKAYNDFEAVLEIDKKNTSAMLSLSKFYYRDHKFEKAKYYGQMAVKENVNLPQAHFWLGRSQHQLGAFSEALTAYNNAINLDRELGEAYLYRGAIKMQGNRKKGACADFKSAKDLGVKEAEAAQKKYCK from the coding sequence ATGAGACATTTGATGATCTGGGTGCTGGCATTAGCACTCTTAGCGTGTGAAAACGAAGAAAGAACCAAGGGAGATACCCTTTACAGTGATGGAAAATACGCTGAGGCGATAAAGGCGTATGACGAATATTTGAAGTTGCATCCTTCTCATGTAAAGTCTCTTTATAACCGCGGAAGGTCATTTGAAGAGCTTGGTAAGTTTCAAAAAGCTTATAATGATTTCGAAGCCGTATTAGAAATTGACAAAAAGAATACCTCAGCGATGTTGAGCTTGAGTAAATTCTATTACCGAGACCATAAATTCGAAAAAGCGAAATATTATGGTCAAATGGCAGTGAAGGAAAATGTGAATTTACCGCAGGCACATTTCTGGCTGGGAAGGTCACAACATCAGCTCGGAGCATTTTCTGAAGCACTCACGGCCTACAATAATGCCATTAACTTGGATAGAGAATTGGGCGAAGCTTATTTATATCGCGGTGCTATTAAAATGCAGGGCAATCGAAAAAAAGGAGCTTGCGCAGATTTCAAGTCAGCTAAAGATCTGGGAGTAAAAGAGGCTGAGGCTGCTCAGAAGAAGTATTGTAAATAA
- the fbaA gene encoding class II fructose-bisphosphate aldolase, with the protein MKFKSGVLTGDEVTELLNYANENQFALPAANVIGSSSINAVLETAKELNSPVMVQFSNGGAAFNAGKGLSNDGQKAAIAGAVSGAHHVHMMAEAYGVPVILNTDHCAKKLLPWIDGMLDAGEEFFARTGKSLFSSHMIDLSEEPIEENIETCKKYLERMSKMGMTLEIELGITGGEEDGVDNSDVDESRLYTQPEEVAYAYEELGKVSDKFTIAAAFGNVHGVYKPGNVKLTPKILKNSQDHIQEKFGTGHNPVNFVFHGGSGSTREEIREAISYGAIKMNIDTDLQWAYWDGVKNYYQKNEGYLQGQIGNPEGDDSPNKKFYDPRVWTREAEKSFVARLKDAFEDLNNINRNA; encoded by the coding sequence ATGAAATTCAAATCAGGGGTTCTCACTGGAGACGAAGTAACCGAATTATTGAACTACGCGAATGAGAATCAGTTCGCTCTACCAGCAGCTAACGTCATCGGGTCTAGCTCTATCAATGCAGTATTGGAAACTGCCAAAGAATTGAATTCGCCAGTAATGGTGCAGTTCTCAAATGGAGGCGCGGCCTTCAATGCAGGAAAAGGATTGTCTAACGACGGGCAAAAAGCAGCTATCGCTGGTGCTGTATCGGGTGCACACCACGTACATATGATGGCAGAAGCTTACGGCGTGCCTGTAATCTTGAACACAGACCACTGTGCTAAGAAATTGTTGCCTTGGATCGACGGTATGTTGGACGCTGGTGAAGAATTTTTTGCTAGAACTGGAAAATCTCTTTTCTCTTCTCACATGATCGATTTGTCTGAAGAGCCAATCGAAGAAAACATCGAGACTTGTAAAAAGTACTTGGAACGCATGTCTAAAATGGGCATGACATTGGAGATCGAGCTAGGAATCACAGGTGGTGAGGAAGATGGCGTAGATAACTCGGATGTAGATGAGTCTAGACTATATACTCAACCAGAAGAAGTAGCTTACGCATACGAAGAACTAGGAAAAGTGAGTGATAAATTCACGATTGCTGCTGCATTTGGTAATGTACACGGTGTATACAAGCCAGGAAATGTGAAGTTGACTCCGAAAATTTTGAAAAACTCTCAAGATCATATTCAAGAGAAGTTTGGCACAGGTCACAACCCAGTAAACTTTGTATTCCACGGTGGATCAGGATCTACTAGAGAAGAAATCAGAGAAGCAATTTCTTATGGAGCTATCAAAATGAACATTGACACAGACTTACAATGGGCATATTGGGATGGCGTGAAAAACTACTACCAAAAGAACGAAGGCTACTTGCAAGGACAAATCGGTAACCCAGAAGGTGACGACAGCCCTAACAAGAAGTTCTACGATCCACGTGTTTGGACTAGAGAAGCTGAGAAGTCATTTGTGGCAAGATTGAAAGATGCATTCGAAGATTTAAATAACATCAATAGAAACGCGTAA
- a CDS encoding M14 family metallopeptidase — protein sequence MKKRILTLVSFILILTNSEAQVSLNYYLPQDINYNSSVPTPKSILGHEVGEWHVSHDKLVQYMYALAESSERVEIEEYARSHENRPLLTLKISSPDNINNLEKIRKEHLKISDYNQSQNLDLSSMPLVAYLGYSIHGNESSGSNAALLVAYYLAAAQGDEIEDWLRNTVILLDPSYNPDGLNRFASWVNSKKSKNQVTDPNNTEQNENWPGSRTNHYWFDLNRDWLPVQHPESYGRIKQYHHWKPNVLTDHHEMGTNGTYFFQPGIPSRNNPLTPNKTYELTRKIANYHAEALDEIGSLYYSEESFDDFYIGKGSSYPDVNGAIGILFEQASARSHAQQSENGLLTFPFAIKNHFTTSLSTLRASYALKSELLDHQRKFYTEIPSLASKEEIKGYVFSAPNDNSKIKAFLNILNAHQVDVYKLKKQINEFKANESYIIPMKQNQYRMIQGMFETRTQFQDSLFYDVSAWTLPLAFDLNYKEIKGKSFSPDMLGDKIEIDELPSFNSTLEPSKYAYAFHWQDSQSPALLYDIQKTGLRTKVATEPWADAQGQSFERGSILIPLQNQNMEEGKIRSALQTLSIKHQITITSIESGNTGGFQLGSPKFKVLNTPKAVLLIGDEVNPYEAGEVWHMLDQRMGMALPMVSIDQLNDMSLTHYNTIVMVSGSYGNVAQAKIKSWVQNGGNIITIRTASKWISEAGLSKIKYKKIAKDSTQKYLAYNTRSRSQGAQRIGGAIFETSNDLTHPLGFGFSDNRLPIFKKGTQFMELAKTPYAQPAHYTSNPLMAGYISEENLKLIPDGPAIGLSAYGKGMIISFNDNPNFRAYWYGTQRLFLNALFFGGIIEAGSAR from the coding sequence ATGAAAAAAAGGATTTTAACTCTGGTTTCATTCATCTTGATCCTTACGAATAGTGAGGCGCAGGTATCCCTGAACTATTACCTTCCTCAAGACATCAACTACAATTCATCCGTCCCTACTCCTAAATCTATCCTAGGTCATGAAGTAGGAGAATGGCATGTAAGCCATGACAAACTGGTCCAGTATATGTATGCTCTGGCTGAATCTTCTGAACGTGTAGAAATTGAAGAATATGCCAGAAGTCATGAAAACCGTCCATTGCTCACACTTAAAATCTCCTCTCCGGACAATATCAATAACTTAGAAAAAATCAGAAAAGAGCACTTGAAAATTTCTGATTATAATCAATCCCAAAACCTTGACCTTTCCTCTATGCCTTTGGTAGCTTATCTAGGCTACAGCATACATGGAAATGAATCCAGCGGGAGTAATGCAGCATTACTAGTCGCTTATTATTTAGCGGCAGCACAAGGTGATGAAATAGAAGATTGGCTAAGAAATACAGTAATCCTACTTGATCCAAGCTACAACCCTGATGGGCTGAATCGTTTCGCTTCTTGGGTAAATAGTAAAAAAAGCAAAAACCAAGTCACAGATCCGAATAATACGGAACAAAATGAAAACTGGCCCGGATCCAGAACCAATCACTACTGGTTCGACCTCAATAGAGATTGGCTACCTGTCCAACACCCAGAATCATACGGGAGGATCAAACAATATCACCATTGGAAGCCTAATGTGTTGACCGATCATCACGAAATGGGCACCAATGGCACCTACTTTTTTCAACCCGGTATTCCAAGCAGGAACAATCCTTTGACCCCAAATAAGACCTACGAGCTCACTAGAAAGATTGCCAACTATCACGCCGAAGCTTTAGATGAAATTGGCTCACTTTATTATTCAGAAGAATCGTTCGATGATTTTTATATAGGCAAAGGATCTAGCTATCCGGATGTGAATGGCGCTATAGGCATTCTCTTCGAGCAGGCCAGTGCTCGAAGCCATGCCCAACAAAGTGAGAATGGCTTATTGACCTTCCCTTTCGCAATCAAAAATCATTTCACTACTTCACTATCTACGCTGAGAGCTTCTTATGCACTTAAGAGTGAATTGCTTGATCACCAACGAAAATTCTATACAGAAATTCCGTCGTTGGCAAGTAAAGAAGAAATCAAAGGATACGTGTTCTCTGCTCCTAACGACAATAGTAAAATCAAAGCCTTCCTTAACATCCTAAACGCCCATCAGGTGGATGTATATAAACTCAAAAAACAAATCAATGAATTCAAAGCAAATGAATCGTACATCATTCCAATGAAACAAAATCAATATCGGATGATACAAGGCATGTTTGAAACACGTACCCAATTTCAAGACAGCCTATTTTATGATGTATCCGCTTGGACTTTACCCCTAGCCTTCGATTTGAATTATAAAGAAATAAAAGGAAAGAGTTTCTCTCCTGATATGCTAGGGGATAAAATTGAAATTGATGAATTACCTTCATTTAACTCAACATTAGAACCTTCAAAGTACGCCTATGCCTTTCACTGGCAAGACAGCCAATCACCGGCCCTATTGTATGACATCCAAAAAACAGGACTTCGAACTAAGGTAGCTACTGAACCATGGGCCGATGCTCAAGGCCAATCATTTGAAAGAGGCAGCATTTTGATTCCATTGCAAAATCAAAATATGGAAGAGGGTAAAATTCGCAGCGCTTTACAAACGCTTAGTATAAAACATCAAATTACGATTACATCTATTGAATCTGGAAATACCGGTGGCTTTCAACTCGGGAGCCCAAAGTTCAAAGTGCTCAATACCCCGAAAGCTGTTTTGCTCATTGGTGACGAGGTCAATCCTTATGAAGCTGGGGAAGTTTGGCATATGCTAGATCAACGCATGGGCATGGCTCTACCTATGGTTAGCATTGATCAATTGAATGACATGAGTTTGACTCACTATAATACGATTGTTATGGTAAGCGGAAGCTATGGCAATGTGGCTCAAGCCAAAATAAAATCCTGGGTTCAAAATGGAGGAAATATTATAACTATCAGAACTGCTAGCAAATGGATATCCGAAGCTGGCTTATCCAAAATCAAATACAAAAAAATAGCCAAAGATTCAACACAAAAATACCTAGCCTACAACACTAGATCCCGATCGCAAGGTGCACAAAGAATCGGAGGAGCTATATTCGAAACATCCAATGACTTGACACACCCCTTGGGTTTCGGTTTTTCTGACAACCGTTTACCCATTTTCAAAAAAGGCACTCAGTTTATGGAATTAGCCAAGACCCCCTATGCGCAGCCAGCACATTACACTTCCAATCCCTTGATGGCGGGTTACATCTCAGAAGAAAACCTGAAGTTGATTCCGGATGGTCCAGCTATAGGACTTTCGGCTTATGGTAAAGGTATGATCATATCTTTCAACGACAACCCAAATTTCAGAGCCTATTGGTATGGAACACAAAGGTTATTTTTAAACGCTCTGTTTTTTGGAGGAATCATAGAAGCTGGATCGGCTCGGTAA
- a CDS encoding DUF1573 domain-containing protein: MSKISKLAIFLAFFSLPILVFAQEKGKLEFITNDHDFGEIKEDGGPAIYEFEFENTGTAPLVISHVRASCGCTTPGWSKEPVLPGERGFVKAQYNPRNRPGNFRKSLTITTNGDPAVTHAYIKGKVLPKVKSLEEQMTLKIGNTRFMSRSVNIGKVTTEKKVVKSFDIYNDSPDTLSILEKYDAPAFIKLTFEPQILAPKQVGKVNIEYDPIHEDNLGYNNHGITIYTNEESAETKKINVLATVSEYFAPMSDEEMEKAPKLAITDRLQDLGKVNEGSKTVAEFVLTNHGLSVLNIRKVKSNCACFVAELPKENIKPGKSITLKGTFDAANRKGNQNKSITIYSNDPIDPVQVVSIKASIVAPN; encoded by the coding sequence ATGTCAAAAATTAGTAAACTAGCTATTTTCCTTGCATTTTTTTCATTGCCAATTCTGGTTTTCGCACAGGAAAAAGGCAAGCTCGAATTCATAACAAACGACCATGATTTTGGCGAGATCAAAGAAGATGGAGGACCTGCTATATATGAATTTGAATTCGAAAACACAGGGACAGCCCCACTAGTTATTAGTCACGTTCGTGCATCATGTGGGTGTACCACGCCAGGCTGGTCTAAAGAACCTGTATTGCCAGGAGAAAGAGGGTTTGTGAAAGCTCAGTATAACCCGAGAAATAGACCTGGGAATTTCAGGAAGTCATTAACCATTACTACTAATGGAGACCCAGCAGTTACCCATGCTTATATCAAGGGAAAGGTTCTTCCTAAAGTAAAGTCTTTAGAAGAACAAATGACTTTGAAAATAGGGAATACTCGCTTTATGAGCCGATCGGTGAATATAGGCAAAGTAACAACTGAGAAGAAAGTCGTAAAATCTTTTGATATATATAATGATAGTCCTGATACTCTGTCCATTCTAGAAAAATATGATGCTCCAGCTTTCATCAAACTAACTTTTGAGCCACAAATACTCGCTCCAAAACAAGTAGGTAAAGTGAATATTGAATACGATCCTATTCATGAAGATAACCTAGGTTACAATAATCATGGCATTACGATTTATACCAACGAAGAAAGTGCCGAAACGAAAAAAATTAATGTGTTAGCAACTGTCTCCGAGTATTTTGCTCCAATGTCAGATGAAGAAATGGAAAAAGCACCAAAGCTAGCCATTACTGATAGATTGCAGGATTTGGGGAAAGTAAATGAAGGTAGTAAGACTGTTGCAGAATTTGTTTTAACTAATCATGGCCTTAGTGTTCTTAATATAAGAAAGGTGAAGTCGAATTGTGCTTGCTTCGTAGCCGAGTTGCCAAAGGAAAATATCAAGCCTGGCAAATCGATTACTCTAAAAGGAACTTTTGATGCTGCAAACCGGAAGGGCAATCAGAATAAATCCATAACCATTTATTCAAATGATCCGATTGACCCTGTGCAGGTGGTTTCTATAAAAGCTTCAATTGTCGCTCCAAATTGA